A single region of the Candidatus Dormiibacterota bacterium genome encodes:
- a CDS encoding alpha/beta fold hydrolase: MKDYLPGVEVVTGQPVRGAVIWLHGLGADGHDFESIVSYLGLDRLGVRFVFPHAPRRPVTINMGLVMRAWYDIRGLSVGSEPDLKGIRESVAQVTDLVDRERERGLDSTRIVLAGFSQGGVVALHVALRYTERVAGVVALSTYLPEAEALEKEWSDMNRRIPIFQAHGLYDSMIPPELGEQARDRLQAVGHSVNWNAYPMQHEVNADEIADLGAWLRGRLAVDDETGGPGP; encoded by the coding sequence TTGAAGGACTACCTGCCTGGCGTCGAGGTGGTGACCGGCCAACCGGTGCGTGGCGCCGTGATCTGGCTGCACGGCCTCGGCGCCGACGGTCACGACTTCGAGTCGATCGTTTCGTATCTCGGGCTCGATCGGCTCGGCGTGCGCTTCGTCTTCCCGCACGCCCCGCGCCGTCCGGTGACCATCAACATGGGGCTCGTCATGCGGGCCTGGTACGACATCCGGGGGCTCAGCGTGGGGAGTGAACCGGACCTGAAGGGGATCCGCGAGTCGGTGGCCCAGGTCACGGACCTGGTCGACCGGGAGCGCGAGCGCGGCCTCGACAGCACCAGAATCGTCCTGGCCGGGTTTTCCCAGGGGGGCGTGGTCGCGCTGCACGTCGCCCTGCGCTACACGGAACGCGTGGCGGGTGTCGTGGCGCTCTCGACCTACCTGCCGGAAGCGGAGGCGCTCGAGAAGGAGTGGAGCGACATGAACCGGCGGATCCCGATCTTCCAGGCGCATGGTCTGTACGATTCGATGATCCCGCCCGAGCTGGGGGAGCAGGCCCGTGACCGGCTGCAGGCGGTCGGGCACTCTGTGAACTGGAATGCCTACCCGATGCAGCACGAGGTCAACGCCGACGAGATCGCCGACCTGGGCGCCTGGCTGCGCGGGCGGCTGGCGGTCGACGACGAGACCGGAGGCCCGGGACCCTGA
- a CDS encoding Xaa-Pro peptidase family protein, whose protein sequence is MPDPVDAARLRTGRLARLQAALRARDIDACLLFNEPNVRYATGASAMPIWSNTTFVRCALVPAEGRPILYEHPNSMHLFRGLESDVRPMHAWEFYDDTEAHARTFARETAAALSEIGVGGRPLAVDRLGTPGYLALQREGIAIVDSAPVTIAAREIKTAEEIALLELNGAILMEMLADFERAVSPGVRERELLAVLADTLLRRGGEHLATSTVCSGPNTNPWRAEATARVLEPGDLVYVDTDAVGIEGYFFCVSRAFLCGDVRPTPAQREVYRIAHDWLTALRALIRPGITCRDLADRAPRLPAKFMPQRYEVMIHGIGLEEESPSVAYPGDPQPNGERVLQENMVLVAELYCGEVGGRDGVKLGDQVVVGASGFKDLVPYQRCERLLD, encoded by the coding sequence ATGCCGGATCCAGTCGACGCCGCCCGCCTCAGGACCGGACGCCTCGCGCGGCTGCAGGCCGCGCTGCGCGCCCGGGACATCGATGCCTGCCTGCTGTTCAACGAGCCGAACGTCCGCTACGCGACCGGCGCCTCCGCGATGCCGATCTGGAGCAACACGACCTTCGTCCGCTGTGCTCTCGTCCCGGCCGAGGGGCGGCCGATCCTCTACGAGCACCCGAATTCGATGCACCTGTTCCGCGGCCTCGAGTCCGACGTCCGCCCGATGCACGCCTGGGAGTTCTACGACGACACCGAGGCCCACGCCCGGACCTTCGCGCGCGAAACCGCGGCGGCGCTCAGCGAGATCGGTGTCGGGGGGCGCCCCCTCGCCGTCGACCGGCTCGGGACGCCCGGATACCTGGCCCTGCAGCGGGAGGGGATCGCAATCGTCGACTCGGCGCCGGTCACGATCGCCGCACGCGAAATCAAGACGGCCGAAGAGATTGCGCTGCTCGAGCTGAACGGCGCCATCCTGATGGAGATGCTCGCCGACTTCGAGCGCGCCGTCTCCCCGGGCGTGCGCGAGCGGGAGCTTCTGGCCGTCCTGGCCGACACCCTGCTGCGGCGCGGCGGAGAGCACCTCGCCACCAGCACCGTCTGTTCGGGCCCGAACACCAACCCCTGGCGCGCCGAGGCCACCGCGCGCGTCCTCGAACCGGGTGACCTGGTCTACGTCGACACCGACGCTGTGGGGATCGAAGGGTATTTTTTCTGCGTGTCGCGCGCGTTCCTGTGCGGCGACGTCCGGCCGACGCCCGCCCAGCGGGAGGTGTACAGGATCGCGCACGACTGGCTCACGGCTCTGCGGGCGCTGATCCGCCCGGGCATCACCTGCCGTGACCTCGCGGACCGGGCGCCGCGCCTGCCGGCGAAGTTCATGCCACAGCGCTACGAAGTCATGATCCACGGCATCGGACTGGAGGAGGAGAGCCCGAGCGTCGCCTACCCGGGCGATCCGCAGCCGAACGGCGAGCGCGTCCTGCAGGAGAACATGGTCCTCGTCGCGGAGCTGTACTGCGGAGAGGTCGGTGGGCGGGACGGCGTCAAGCTCGGCGACCAGGTGGTCGTCGGGGCATCAGGCTTCAAGGACCTGGTGCCGTATCAGCGCTGCGAAAGGCTGCTGGATTGA
- a CDS encoding S9 family peptidase: MKRAVSLGALLLLTMVAAAGAGTRPLKPADIFNLKEVSDPKVSPDGRSVAYEVTSLDADRDESDTDIWMAPLAGGEAIRLTASPYSETSPRFSPDGRYLAFLSDRDGTWTQVWLMDRRGGEAVRLTDYKANVSALAWSPDGGRLALIVKDVDRDDPETAGDKGGAAPGDKEKPPKPIVIRRLKFKRDGEGYLTDLRHHVHVFDVATRKSIAVTTGPYDDGEPAWSPDGRSIAFTSNRTPDPDSNENTDIFLVEAKAGAVPRRLTTSPGTDGAPVFSPDGRAIAFVAGGDPKDIWYGTLDLGLVPVGGGPETNVTRTLDRVVAAPLFSPDGRSILFMVEEGGNSHLARVPAGGGPVERVVDGELDVQAFDVGKGGEIAVLSSRPDQPSEVSALAGGALRRVSHVNDAFLKGIALGPVERFKAKSRDGTMVDGFLVRPPGAPARARLPSVLLIHGGPNGQYSTAFDEEWQMLAARGYAVVGANPRGSTGYGRAFSRAIFADWGNKDYDDIMAAIDHVVATGAADADRLGVGGWSYGGMLTDVVITKTTRFKAAVAGAGEANGFANYGVDEYVYAWEMEAGLPWKNVQTWMRLSPWFQIDKVKTPTLFLGGNEDHNVPIVNSEQMYESLRRLGVETELVVYPDEFHDITRPSFQKDVLERYIAWYDKHLKGAAR, encoded by the coding sequence ATGAAACGCGCCGTGTCCCTGGGGGCTCTCCTCCTTCTGACGATGGTCGCGGCGGCCGGGGCCGGGACCCGCCCCCTGAAGCCCGCCGACATCTTCAACCTCAAGGAGGTCTCCGATCCCAAGGTCAGCCCCGACGGACGCTCCGTCGCCTACGAGGTCACGTCCCTGGACGCCGATCGGGACGAGAGCGACACCGACATCTGGATGGCGCCCCTCGCGGGCGGGGAGGCGATCCGGCTGACGGCGAGCCCGTACTCGGAGACGAGCCCGCGCTTCAGCCCCGACGGGCGCTACCTCGCCTTCCTGTCGGACCGGGACGGGACCTGGACCCAGGTCTGGCTCATGGACCGGCGCGGCGGCGAGGCGGTCCGGCTCACGGATTACAAGGCCAACGTGTCGGCGCTCGCCTGGTCGCCGGACGGCGGCCGCCTGGCGCTCATCGTCAAGGATGTCGATCGCGACGATCCCGAGACGGCGGGCGACAAGGGTGGCGCGGCTCCCGGGGACAAGGAGAAGCCGCCCAAGCCGATCGTGATCCGTCGGCTGAAGTTCAAGAGGGACGGCGAGGGTTACCTGACGGACCTCCGCCACCACGTCCACGTCTTCGACGTCGCGACCAGGAAGAGCATCGCCGTCACCACCGGTCCCTACGACGACGGCGAGCCGGCGTGGTCTCCGGACGGCCGCTCGATCGCCTTCACCAGCAACCGGACCCCCGATCCGGACAGCAACGAGAACACCGACATCTTCCTGGTGGAGGCGAAGGCGGGCGCGGTCCCGCGCCGGCTGACGACGTCGCCGGGAACGGACGGCGCCCCGGTGTTCAGCCCGGACGGCCGCGCGATCGCTTTCGTGGCCGGCGGCGACCCGAAGGACATCTGGTACGGCACCCTCGATCTGGGCCTGGTCCCCGTCGGCGGCGGCCCCGAGACGAACGTCACCCGCACGCTCGATCGCGTCGTCGCCGCGCCGCTCTTTTCTCCGGATGGAAGATCGATCCTGTTCATGGTGGAGGAGGGAGGGAACAGCCATCTCGCCCGCGTTCCCGCGGGCGGCGGCCCCGTCGAGCGCGTCGTGGACGGCGAGCTGGACGTCCAGGCGTTCGACGTGGGAAAGGGAGGGGAGATCGCCGTCCTCTCGAGCCGGCCCGACCAGCCGTCCGAAGTCTCGGCCCTGGCAGGCGGCGCCCTGCGGCGGGTCAGTCACGTGAACGACGCCTTCCTGAAGGGGATTGCCCTCGGACCGGTGGAGCGCTTCAAGGCGAAGAGCCGCGACGGAACGATGGTCGACGGTTTCCTGGTGCGGCCGCCCGGCGCCCCGGCGCGGGCCAGGCTCCCCTCGGTCCTCCTCATCCACGGCGGGCCGAACGGCCAGTATTCCACCGCCTTCGACGAAGAGTGGCAGATGCTCGCGGCCCGGGGCTACGCCGTCGTCGGCGCGAACCCGCGCGGCTCGACCGGCTACGGGCGGGCGTTCAGCCGCGCCATCTTCGCCGACTGGGGGAACAAGGACTACGACGACATCATGGCGGCGATCGATCACGTCGTGGCGACGGGCGCCGCCGACGCGGACCGGCTGGGGGTCGGCGGCTGGAGCTATGGCGGAATGCTCACCGACGTCGTGATCACGAAGACGACCCGCTTCAAGGCGGCGGTCGCCGGCGCCGGCGAGGCGAACGGCTTCGCGAACTACGGGGTCGACGAGTACGTGTACGCCTGGGAGATGGAGGCGGGTCTTCCGTGGAAGAACGTGCAGACCTGGATGCGTCTGTCTCCGTGGTTCCAGATCGACAAGGTGAAGACTCCCACTCTGTTCCTGGGAGGCAACGAGGACCACAACGTGCCGATCGTGAACTCGGAGCAGATGTACGAGTCGCTGCGGCGGCTCGGGGTCGAGACCGAGCTGGTCGTCTATCCCGACGAGTTCCACGACATCACGCGGCCGAGCTTCCAGAAGGACGTCCTCGAGCGTTACATCGCCTGGTACGACAAGCATCTCAAGGGAGCCGCCCGATGA
- a CDS encoding M14 family zinc carboxypeptidase translates to MNRAVRLSILALALACAAAAARTAGPSDPDTPEPGSVEGIARFTTEPRFLSPWVAYVPASDTVPSPTKRLGHLVGAPGELTHAGAIQAYVRALAAASPRVHVETIGRTEEGRDIVLVAIADEAGIRDLARLKGATAALADPRRTSPEQAETIIATARPIYYFNCGLHADETGSGEMCMELAYRLAVSEQPMIRGIRERVLVLINPIAEPDGRDKVADWFYRYLKGKTDFDALPRMSPPYWNRYVYVDINRDAHQKAFAVTRAVHDMFFDYHPTVVHDLHESIALLQTWNGTGPYNPHLDPIVTSQFMEMSLHEVTALTAMGMPGVWTWNFGENFGLHYLDSVAMNHNSIGRGYETFGNTTPETTSRSIAGGGGEQEDYLSVEWYRPVPPPQSFRWSMRDNVNYQETGALTILDWSARHAEEMLRNFYRTGYNSWHKGVAEKPCAFVIPEDQADRLRVAAMINRLRDQHIEVGRLTSDLSVAEGTFPRGSFIVRLDQPYRNYAVDLLEPQRFPAEAENIPYDDVSWAFPVGFGVTTARIDDERARTAPLEPLRSDVVPGGRVAGDGTVFLLRDTGQEALLAARARLASFKVEIAEKAFRSGGQDYPAGSWIVPRRDGLRAALDAASRDLALDFRGAPGLPDVPRHETTLPRLGLWVPWADTDYMGWIRLTLDREKIPYAYLRDEDVRAGGLKDKVDVIVYGPFCRLELQGQIHGIAPTAGPMPFSKTPEYPSLGLPVSSEDITGGPGYVGLESIRRFVEEGGILLTLGSGSALALEGGLVRGVRRAPEGRVFTPGSELRLSFDRPDHPISYGYGGETTVFRNDEHVYNLPLRWDTMAYCTSCLEGPVDRRPVVATWGGAGPMVVSGGMRGESDLKGRPAVLDLPIGRGHVVAYNFSPIHRDMNRSDYRLLWNAVLNWSALPR, encoded by the coding sequence ATGAATCGCGCCGTTCGCCTTTCGATCCTCGCCCTGGCCCTCGCCTGCGCCGCCGCGGCGGCGCGAACCGCGGGCCCCTCCGACCCGGACACCCCCGAGCCGGGCTCGGTGGAGGGGATCGCCCGCTTCACGACGGAGCCGCGCTTCCTGAGCCCGTGGGTGGCGTACGTGCCCGCGTCGGACACCGTCCCGTCCCCCACGAAGCGGCTCGGCCACCTGGTCGGCGCCCCCGGGGAGCTGACGCACGCCGGGGCGATCCAGGCGTACGTGCGGGCGCTGGCGGCGGCGTCCCCCCGCGTGCATGTCGAGACGATCGGCCGGACGGAGGAGGGACGCGACATCGTCCTGGTCGCGATCGCGGACGAGGCCGGTATCCGCGATCTGGCGCGGCTCAAGGGGGCGACGGCCGCCCTCGCCGACCCGCGCCGCACCAGCCCCGAGCAGGCCGAGACGATCATCGCCACGGCGCGGCCGATCTACTACTTCAACTGCGGCCTGCACGCCGACGAGACCGGCAGCGGCGAGATGTGCATGGAGCTCGCCTACCGGCTCGCCGTCTCGGAGCAGCCGATGATCCGCGGCATTCGCGAGCGGGTGCTGGTGCTCATCAACCCGATCGCCGAGCCGGACGGCCGCGACAAGGTCGCCGACTGGTTCTACCGTTACCTCAAGGGAAAGACGGATTTCGACGCGCTGCCGCGCATGTCCCCGCCGTACTGGAACCGCTACGTGTACGTGGACATCAACCGCGACGCGCACCAGAAGGCATTCGCGGTGACGCGCGCCGTGCACGACATGTTCTTCGACTACCACCCGACGGTGGTGCACGACCTGCACGAGTCGATAGCACTGCTGCAGACCTGGAACGGCACCGGCCCGTACAACCCGCACCTCGATCCGATCGTCACCAGCCAGTTCATGGAGATGAGCCTGCACGAGGTCACGGCGCTGACGGCGATGGGGATGCCCGGAGTGTGGACCTGGAACTTCGGCGAGAACTTCGGCCTGCACTATCTCGACTCCGTGGCCATGAACCACAACAGCATCGGGCGAGGCTACGAGACCTTCGGGAACACCACGCCCGAGACGACGTCACGCAGCATCGCGGGGGGCGGCGGCGAGCAGGAGGACTACCTGAGCGTCGAGTGGTACCGGCCGGTGCCCCCGCCGCAGAGCTTCCGCTGGTCGATGCGCGACAACGTGAACTACCAGGAGACCGGCGCCCTGACGATCCTCGACTGGAGCGCCCGCCACGCCGAGGAGATGCTGAGGAACTTCTACCGCACCGGCTACAACTCCTGGCACAAGGGGGTCGCCGAGAAACCCTGCGCCTTCGTCATCCCCGAGGACCAGGCCGACCGGCTGCGCGTGGCCGCGATGATCAACCGTCTCCGGGACCAGCACATCGAGGTGGGCCGCCTGACGTCCGATCTGAGCGTGGCCGAGGGGACCTTCCCGCGGGGGTCGTTCATCGTGAGGCTCGACCAGCCGTATCGCAACTACGCGGTCGATCTCCTCGAGCCGCAGCGCTTCCCCGCGGAGGCCGAGAACATCCCGTACGACGACGTGTCCTGGGCCTTCCCCGTCGGGTTCGGGGTGACGACGGCGCGCATCGACGACGAGCGCGCGCGGACCGCGCCCCTGGAGCCGCTGCGATCCGACGTCGTGCCGGGCGGCCGGGTCGCCGGCGACGGGACCGTCTTCCTGCTGCGCGACACCGGGCAGGAGGCGCTCCTGGCGGCGCGCGCGCGGCTCGCGTCGTTCAAGGTCGAGATCGCCGAGAAGGCGTTCCGCAGCGGCGGTCAGGACTACCCGGCCGGCTCGTGGATCGTGCCGCGCCGGGACGGTCTGCGCGCGGCGCTCGACGCCGCGAGCCGCGACCTGGCGCTCGATTTCCGCGGCGCGCCGGGCCTCCCCGACGTCCCCCGCCACGAGACGACGCTGCCGCGGCTGGGCCTGTGGGTGCCGTGGGCCGACACCGACTACATGGGATGGATCAGGCTCACGCTCGATCGCGAGAAGATCCCCTACGCCTACCTGCGCGACGAGGACGTGCGGGCCGGCGGGCTCAAGGACAAAGTCGACGTGATCGTCTACGGCCCCTTCTGCCGCCTCGAGCTGCAAGGTCAGATCCACGGTATCGCGCCGACCGCGGGGCCGATGCCGTTCAGCAAGACGCCCGAATACCCGAGCCTCGGTCTGCCGGTCTCCTCGGAGGACATCACCGGCGGGCCCGGATACGTCGGGCTGGAGTCGATCCGGCGCTTCGTGGAGGAAGGGGGCATCCTCCTGACTCTGGGGAGCGGCTCGGCTCTCGCCCTCGAGGGGGGTCTCGTCCGCGGCGTGCGGCGCGCCCCGGAGGGAAGAGTGTTCACCCCGGGGAGCGAGCTGCGCCTCAGTTTCGACCGGCCCGATCACCCGATCTCATACGGCTACGGCGGCGAGACCACGGTCTTCCGCAACGACGAGCACGTCTACAACCTGCCGCTGCGCTGGGACACCATGGCCTACTGCACGTCCTGCCTGGAGGGGCCGGTCGACCGGCGCCCGGTGGTCGCGACCTGGGGGGGCGCCGGCCCGATGGTCGTCAGCGGCGGCATGCGCGGCGAGTCCGATCTGAAGGGACGACCCGCGGTGCTCGACCTGCCGATCGGCCGCGGTCACGTCGTCGCCTACAATTTCAGCCCGATCCACCGCGACATGAACCGCTCGGATTACCGTCTGCTCTGGAACGCCGTCCTCAACTGGAGCGCGTTGCCCCGCTGA
- a CDS encoding glycosyl hydrolase, whose protein sequence is MPRHPIRVGVTLLCTLLVAAPLAFAADEPDKPSKGPEELKGLKFRLVGPAAGGRVARVAGVAGNPLVYYAASASGGVWKSDDGGLEWKSVFDDQDDASIGSIAVAASNPAVLYVGAGEANIRGNVAAGHGIYKSTDGGKTWSHVWKQEGQIGTMVVHPQDPDVAFAAVLGHAFGPNPERGVYRTRDGGKTWQQVLKKDADTGASSVCLDPSNPNVLFAGLWQARRRPWQMTSGGPGSGLYVSRDGGDSWKQLTGHGLPEGIWGKVGCAVAPSDGRRVYALIEAEKGGLFRSDDGGGSWDLVSGHHALRQRAWYYTTLTVDPANADVVWFPQVPMLRTLDGGKTIKKVKGAHHGDHHDLWIDPKDPKRIIGGNDGGVDLSWDRGETWTAPALPLGQFYHVAADTSVPYRVSGAMQDLGTASCPSDSLSSDGIANADCYDVGGGEAGFTAPDPSDPNVVWAGEYFGIITRYDHRTGTARNVSAYPENWSGHGAEDNRYRFQWTAPIHVSPHDSKVVYHAANVLFRTEDGGQTWKAISPDLTRNDKTKQKWSGGPITGDNTGVEWYDTIFAVAESQKEKGLIWVGSDDGLVHVTRNGGVDWTNLTANIKGIPDWGTVSSIEPSPFDAATAYVTVDAHRMDDTHPYIWKTTDYGRTWKSLAAKLPQDVYLHAVREDPKRKGLLYVGTERGVSFSRDDGATWQVLGLNLPTVAVHDLVVKEDDLVLATHGRSMWILDDLTPIREWSSQIAGSAVHLFPPRPAVRWEYRSSFHGEGPGENPPHGAAISYFLKKKIDGEVTMEIVDAGGAVVRKLSSKKEPPDFEEDDPDGPGHPPEKAALSTDAGVQRAVWNLEYDSATVIKKAKTEGNPKAAPRAVPGTYTVRLTVDGKTVTAPLEVRNDPRLSVPKPDIDEQVAFAKKVQAQVTRLALLVAQIRSVREQVALRGEALEGSARAADWTKAAKDLVSKCDALEEKIHQPKAEVEYDILAKGARLYARLSPLLSFAVDGTGAPTKGERDVFTDQVRELDGLEAEWKALVAGDLAALGRKGRELNLGDIVVPEATATR, encoded by the coding sequence ATGCCCCGTCATCCGATTCGCGTCGGCGTCACCCTGCTCTGTACCCTGCTCGTCGCGGCCCCCCTCGCCTTCGCAGCCGACGAGCCCGACAAGCCCTCGAAAGGACCGGAGGAGCTCAAGGGCCTGAAATTCAGGCTCGTCGGCCCCGCGGCAGGCGGCCGGGTGGCGCGGGTCGCGGGGGTCGCCGGCAACCCCCTCGTCTACTACGCGGCGTCCGCCTCGGGAGGAGTCTGGAAGTCGGACGACGGCGGACTCGAGTGGAAGTCGGTCTTCGACGACCAGGACGACGCCTCCATCGGCTCGATCGCCGTGGCGGCCTCGAACCCCGCCGTCCTTTATGTCGGCGCGGGGGAGGCGAACATCCGCGGCAACGTCGCCGCAGGACACGGCATCTACAAGTCGACCGACGGGGGGAAGACCTGGTCGCACGTCTGGAAACAGGAGGGGCAGATCGGCACGATGGTCGTCCACCCGCAGGACCCGGACGTCGCCTTCGCGGCGGTCCTTGGCCACGCCTTCGGTCCCAATCCCGAGCGGGGCGTGTACCGCACTCGGGACGGAGGAAAGACCTGGCAGCAGGTGCTCAAGAAGGACGCGGACACGGGGGCCTCGAGCGTCTGTCTCGACCCCTCGAACCCGAACGTCCTGTTCGCCGGCCTGTGGCAGGCGCGCCGGCGCCCGTGGCAGATGACCAGCGGCGGCCCGGGCAGCGGTCTGTACGTGTCGCGCGACGGCGGCGACAGCTGGAAGCAGCTCACCGGGCACGGCCTGCCGGAAGGGATCTGGGGGAAGGTCGGCTGCGCGGTCGCCCCCTCCGACGGTCGCCGCGTGTACGCCTTGATCGAGGCGGAGAAGGGGGGGCTGTTCCGCTCCGACGACGGCGGCGGGTCCTGGGACCTCGTGAGCGGGCACCACGCCCTGAGGCAGCGCGCCTGGTACTACACGACGCTCACCGTCGATCCCGCGAACGCGGACGTGGTCTGGTTCCCGCAGGTGCCGATGCTCCGCACGCTCGACGGCGGCAAGACGATCAAGAAGGTGAAGGGGGCGCACCATGGCGACCACCACGACCTCTGGATCGATCCGAAGGACCCCAAGCGGATCATCGGCGGGAACGACGGCGGCGTGGACCTGTCCTGGGACCGCGGGGAGACCTGGACGGCGCCCGCCCTGCCTCTCGGGCAGTTCTACCACGTGGCCGCGGACACCTCCGTGCCGTACCGCGTGTCGGGGGCGATGCAGGACCTCGGAACCGCCTCCTGTCCGAGCGACAGCCTGTCGTCGGACGGCATCGCCAACGCCGATTGCTACGACGTCGGCGGCGGTGAGGCCGGGTTCACGGCGCCCGATCCGTCCGATCCGAACGTCGTTTGGGCGGGGGAGTACTTCGGCATCATCACGCGCTACGACCACCGCACCGGCACGGCGCGCAACGTCTCGGCCTATCCCGAGAACTGGTCGGGCCACGGCGCCGAGGACAATCGCTATCGCTTCCAGTGGACCGCCCCCATCCACGTCTCGCCGCACGATTCGAAGGTCGTCTACCACGCCGCCAACGTGCTGTTCCGGACGGAGGACGGAGGCCAGACCTGGAAGGCCATCAGCCCCGACCTGACGCGCAACGACAAGACGAAGCAGAAGTGGTCGGGCGGGCCGATCACCGGGGACAACACGGGGGTCGAGTGGTACGACACGATCTTCGCGGTCGCCGAGTCGCAGAAGGAGAAGGGGCTCATCTGGGTCGGCAGCGACGACGGCCTGGTGCACGTCACCCGCAACGGCGGCGTCGACTGGACGAACCTGACGGCGAACATCAAAGGGATTCCGGATTGGGGCACGGTGAGCTCCATCGAGCCGTCCCCCTTCGACGCCGCCACCGCCTACGTCACGGTGGATGCGCACCGGATGGACGACACGCATCCGTACATCTGGAAGACGACCGACTACGGCAGGACCTGGAAGAGCCTGGCGGCGAAGCTCCCTCAGGACGTCTACCTGCACGCGGTGCGCGAGGACCCGAAGCGCAAGGGGCTCCTGTACGTCGGCACGGAGAGGGGCGTCTCGTTCTCGCGGGACGACGGGGCCACCTGGCAGGTCCTCGGCCTGAACCTGCCGACGGTCGCGGTGCACGATCTCGTCGTCAAGGAGGACGATCTCGTCCTCGCGACGCACGGCAGGTCGATGTGGATTCTCGACGACCTGACGCCGATCCGCGAATGGTCCAGCCAGATCGCGGGAAGCGCCGTGCACCTCTTCCCGCCGCGGCCCGCGGTCCGCTGGGAGTACCGCTCGTCGTTCCACGGCGAGGGGCCCGGCGAGAACCCCCCGCACGGCGCCGCAATCAGCTACTTCCTCAAGAAGAAGATCGACGGGGAGGTCACGATGGAGATCGTCGACGCGGGCGGCGCCGTCGTGCGCAAGCTGTCGAGCAAGAAGGAACCGCCCGATTTCGAGGAGGACGACCCCGACGGTCCCGGCCATCCCCCGGAGAAGGCGGCCCTGTCGACCGACGCCGGCGTGCAGCGCGCCGTGTGGAACCTCGAGTACGACAGCGCCACGGTGATCAAGAAGGCGAAGACCGAGGGGAACCCGAAAGCCGCCCCGCGCGCCGTTCCGGGGACCTACACCGTGCGGCTCACCGTCGACGGGAAGACGGTCACCGCCCCGCTCGAGGTGCGCAACGATCCCCGGCTCAGCGTTCCCAAGCCCGACATCGACGAGCAGGTGGCCTTCGCGAAGAAGGTCCAGGCGCAGGTCACGAGACTTGCGCTGCTGGTCGCGCAGATCCGTTCCGTGCGCGAGCAGGTGGCGCTGCGCGGCGAGGCCCTGGAGGGGAGCGCGCGCGCCGCGGACTGGACGAAGGCCGCCAAGGACCTGGTGTCGAAGTGCGACGCCCTCGAGGAGAAGATCCACCAGCCGAAGGCCGAGGTGGAGTACGACATCCTGGCGAAGGGCGCGAGACTGTACGCGCGCCTGAGCCCGCTGCTCAGCTTCGCCGTCGACGGCACGGGCGCGCCGACGAAGGGAGAGCGCGACGTCTTCACCGACCAGGTGCGCGAGCTGGACGGCCTGGAGGCCGAATGGAAGGCGCTGGTCGCAGGCGACCTCGCGGCGCTCGGGCGGAAGGGGCGCGAGCTGAACCTCGGCGACATCGTCGTCCCGGAGGCTACGGCCACGCGCTGA
- a CDS encoding SpoIIE family protein phosphatase yields the protein MASPVEALLRDQLTERRQKLEDAADLIPGDEQVRRLLREVDAALNRMDKGTFGICESCHDTIEADRLVADPLMEYCLDHLTRTQRQALERDLDLAAQVLRGLLPPPSQRFPGYEVARHYEGAGPVSGDYCDAVGAQDGSLYFAIGDVSGKGVAASMLMAHLHATLRALVPLNLPLDQLVTRASGLFCESALPSHFATLVLGRALRGGEVEISNAGHVPPLIVRGRDIERVAPTGIPIGMFCDARFTSTRLRLSPGDTILLYTDGVNEARNNSGEEYGIDRLTGHLAKNVAQAAPDMVGALLHDLRAFRSGAAQADDITLMAVRRLD from the coding sequence ATGGCCAGCCCGGTCGAAGCCCTTCTGCGCGATCAACTCACCGAAAGGCGCCAGAAGCTCGAGGACGCCGCCGATCTCATCCCCGGCGACGAGCAGGTCCGGCGTCTGCTGCGCGAGGTGGACGCTGCGCTCAATCGCATGGACAAGGGGACGTTCGGCATCTGCGAGTCCTGCCACGACACGATCGAGGCCGATCGACTGGTGGCCGACCCGTTGATGGAGTATTGCCTCGATCACCTGACGCGAACCCAGCGGCAGGCCCTGGAGCGCGACCTCGATCTCGCGGCGCAGGTCCTGCGCGGTCTGCTGCCTCCCCCCAGCCAGAGGTTCCCCGGCTACGAGGTGGCCCGTCATTACGAAGGGGCGGGCCCGGTCTCGGGGGACTACTGCGACGCGGTCGGCGCCCAGGACGGCAGCCTCTACTTCGCCATCGGCGACGTCTCCGGAAAGGGGGTCGCGGCGTCGATGCTGATGGCGCACCTGCACGCCACCCTGCGCGCCCTGGTGCCCCTGAACCTGCCGCTCGACCAGCTGGTCACGCGCGCCAGCGGCCTGTTCTGCGAGAGCGCGCTCCCCAGCCACTTCGCGACACTCGTCCTGGGGCGCGCCCTCCGCGGCGGCGAGGTGGAGATCAGCAACGCCGGGCATGTCCCGCCGTTGATCGTCCGCGGCCGGGACATCGAGCGGGTCGCCCCCACCGGGATTCCGATCGGGATGTTCTGCGACGCGCGCTTCACCTCGACCCGTCTGCGGCTGTCGCCGGGGGACACCATCCTTCTCTATACCGACGGCGTCAACGAGGCGCGCAACAACTCGGGGGAGGAGTACGGCATCGACCGCCTCACCGGCCACCTTGCGAAAAACGTCGCGCAGGCGGCGCCGGACATGGTCGGGGCGCTCCTGCACGACTTGAGGGCCTTCCGCTCGGGGGCCGCCCAGGCCGACGACATCACGCTCATGGCGGTCCGCCGTCTCGACTAG